A genomic region of Desulfobotulus pelophilus contains the following coding sequences:
- a CDS encoding chemotaxis protein CheA has translation MEKAASGVQAILDEVALRVVTLEADDIPGLGLLLSDLDHLAQALLASGSAEVSLQIVAGLRAFTERLILQDERETLPLEDAVRCLQEMERVHAHGDLWTGDLSGVLDMLQGKKQEDFRLEDGRNNEGAARIFQEQDLDILSDFVVEASESLEKIEVSLIDLEDEPEDAEILNAIFRPFHTIKGVSGFLDLFEINRLAHSTENLLDSVRQGSITVNRDIVDMILTSVDFLRRLIGCVETGLANQGRMSRCDVDITPLIQRMDTYEESRERLGEILIRKGLVSEDVVCQSLEQQKVEGKPLGEILVAGEKVASNEVSEALLEQKKSRSGMAKGANLQVKVDTGKLDNLVDLTGELVIAQAMLRQQAQDKRVDFSQNMGRLGQIVSGIQKLAMSMRMVQIGSTFQKMVRLVRELSRSSGKNVSLEMTGQDTEIDRNVVETLYEPMVHMIRNAVDHGLEMPEERKKAGKTEKGTIGLQAYHKGGSIVIEMSDDGRGLNADRLLAKGMEKGLIPEGAHLKEQEIFDLIFHPGFSTAAAITDVSGRGVGMDVVKRVVETLRGRLEIRSSEGEGTTFVMTLPLTMAIIEGMLIRIGRERYIIPAIAIVESFRPSRSDVVGIARQGEVVMVRGELVPLLRLGKICGIHADFDNPWEAIVVVVENKGRKRALLLDELLGKEEFVIKSMGETFGHLSFLAGGTILGDGHVGLILDMAGLFDMADGMPPEKRWHPAGPEKRDEEGP, from the coding sequence ATGGAAAAAGCAGCATCCGGTGTGCAGGCCATTCTGGATGAGGTGGCGCTGCGGGTGGTAACCCTTGAGGCTGATGATATTCCGGGCCTTGGTCTGCTGCTTTCTGATCTGGATCATTTGGCGCAGGCTTTGCTAGCTTCCGGATCAGCGGAAGTTTCCCTGCAGATAGTGGCTGGGTTACGCGCATTTACCGAGCGTCTGATTCTTCAGGATGAAAGGGAAACTCTTCCTCTGGAGGATGCAGTCCGTTGTCTGCAGGAAATGGAAAGGGTTCATGCCCATGGGGATCTGTGGACAGGGGACCTTTCCGGTGTTCTGGATATGTTGCAGGGAAAAAAACAGGAAGACTTCAGGTTGGAGGATGGTCGCAATAATGAGGGGGCTGCCCGGATTTTTCAGGAGCAGGATCTTGATATCCTGTCGGATTTTGTTGTTGAAGCTTCCGAGAGCCTTGAGAAAATTGAGGTCAGTCTGATTGACCTTGAAGATGAACCCGAAGATGCCGAAATTCTCAATGCCATTTTTCGTCCTTTCCATACCATTAAAGGGGTGTCGGGGTTTCTGGATCTTTTTGAGATTAATCGGCTTGCCCATAGTACGGAAAATTTGTTGGATAGCGTCAGGCAGGGTAGCATCACAGTGAATCGTGATATTGTTGATATGATTCTGACCTCGGTGGATTTTTTACGGCGTCTTATCGGATGTGTGGAAACCGGGCTTGCGAATCAGGGTAGAATGTCCCGCTGTGATGTGGACATAACTCCCTTGATTCAGCGTATGGATACCTATGAGGAATCCCGTGAGCGGCTGGGTGAAATACTGATCCGTAAAGGGCTTGTTTCTGAGGATGTTGTCTGTCAGAGCCTGGAACAGCAAAAAGTGGAAGGTAAGCCTCTGGGAGAAATTCTGGTGGCTGGAGAAAAGGTTGCCTCAAATGAGGTAAGCGAGGCATTGCTTGAGCAGAAAAAAAGCCGGAGCGGAATGGCAAAGGGGGCTAATCTCCAGGTCAAGGTGGATACCGGTAAGCTGGATAACCTTGTGGATCTTACAGGCGAGCTGGTGATCGCTCAGGCAATGCTGCGTCAGCAGGCACAGGATAAAAGGGTCGATTTTTCCCAGAATATGGGGCGGCTGGGGCAGATTGTTTCGGGAATTCAAAAGCTTGCCATGAGTATGCGCATGGTACAGATAGGTAGTACCTTCCAGAAGATGGTTCGGTTGGTGCGTGAGCTTTCCAGAAGTTCCGGAAAGAATGTATCGCTTGAAATGACGGGTCAGGATACGGAAATTGATCGAAATGTGGTGGAAACTCTGTATGAACCGATGGTTCATATGATCCGTAATGCCGTAGACCACGGTCTGGAAATGCCTGAAGAACGTAAAAAAGCTGGAAAAACAGAAAAAGGGACCATCGGTCTTCAGGCCTATCACAAGGGTGGCAGTATTGTGATTGAAATGTCTGATGATGGAAGGGGGCTGAATGCGGACAGGTTGCTGGCCAAGGGTATGGAAAAAGGTCTGATTCCTGAAGGGGCTCATCTGAAGGAGCAGGAAATTTTTGATCTGATTTTTCATCCGGGCTTTTCGACAGCAGCTGCGATTACGGATGTATCCGGTCGGGGAGTAGGTATGGATGTGGTCAAGCGGGTTGTGGAAACCCTGAGAGGAAGGCTTGAAATCCGTTCTTCTGAAGGGGAGGGAACTACCTTTGTCATGACCCTTCCCCTGACCATGGCTATCATAGAGGGAATGCTCATCCGTATAGGAAGAGAGCGCTATATTATCCCGGCCATTGCCATTGTTGAATCTTTTCGTCCTTCCCGCAGTGATGTTGTGGGTATTGCCAGGCAGGGCGAGGTGGTAATGGTAAGAGGAGAGCTGGTGCCGTTGCTTCGCCTTGGCAAAATTTGCGGTATCCATGCGGATTTTGACAATCCATGGGAAGCTATTGTTGTTGTGGTGGAAAACAAGGGACGAAAACGGGCACTGCTTTTGGATGAACTTCTGGGTAAAGAAGAATTTGTGATTAAAAGTATGGGAGAAACTTTTGGTCATCTTTCTTTTCTGGCCGGGGGAACGATTCTGGGTGAT
- a CDS encoding CheR family methyltransferase has product MPGIPTYDLSDKDFSYFSRLVYEKCGIHLHEGKKELVRSRLSKRLRELNFTGFSMYLQYLQGPGGEAELIFMLDAISTNLTSFFREKRHFEFLENEGLKNITALMQREGRKELHIWSAGCSTGEEPYSLGICFSEALGALSRFDVRILATDLSTRVLETAQSGIYPEAKVAGLSQTLLHRYFLRGKGKRRGHVRVIPSLRDMIGFRRFNLMDPFPVALTFDVVFCRNVMIYFDKPTQEALVGKFYNCLRPGGYLFIGHSESLMGIEHRFRYVQPTIYLKS; this is encoded by the coding sequence ATGCCTGGCATACCTACCTATGATCTGAGTGATAAAGACTTCAGCTATTTCAGCCGTCTTGTATACGAAAAATGCGGTATCCATCTGCATGAAGGGAAGAAAGAGCTGGTCCGTTCCCGTTTGTCCAAACGCCTTCGTGAGCTTAATTTCACAGGTTTTTCCATGTATCTTCAGTATCTTCAGGGGCCTGGTGGTGAGGCGGAACTGATTTTCATGCTGGATGCCATTTCCACCAATCTTACCAGTTTTTTCCGGGAAAAAAGGCATTTTGAATTCCTTGAAAATGAAGGGTTGAAAAATATTACTGCGCTTATGCAGCGGGAAGGAAGAAAAGAGCTGCATATCTGGAGTGCGGGATGTTCCACCGGAGAAGAACCCTATTCTTTGGGGATTTGTTTTTCGGAGGCGCTGGGAGCCCTTTCACGTTTCGATGTCAGAATTCTTGCTACAGATCTTTCAACCCGGGTTCTGGAGACAGCGCAGTCCGGTATTTATCCTGAAGCAAAGGTGGCAGGGCTTTCACAGACTCTTCTGCACCGTTATTTTCTCAGGGGCAAGGGGAAGCGGAGGGGGCATGTCAGGGTGATACCTTCGCTTCGGGATATGATTGGTTTCCGCCGGTTCAATTTGATGGATCCCTTTCCCGTTGCGCTCACTTTTGATGTGGTATTTTGTCGTAATGTTATGATTTATTTTGATAAACCTACTCAGGAAGCTCTTGTTGGAAAATTTTATAATTGTCTCAGGCCGGGAGGGTATCTTTTCATTGGTCATTCTGAGAGTCTTATGGGAATTGAACATCGTTTCCGGTATGTCCAGCCGACTATTTACCTAAAAAGCTGA